From the Sphingobacteruim zhuxiongii genome, the window CGCTAGAGGCAAGCCTACGTAACCTAAACCAATAACAGCTATGTTTTTCATTTTAAATTCGTAAAATTTATTTTCAGTTATTTATTATCTTAAATTCTCCCAATACCACTTCGTTGCCTCTTTCAGCCCCTCTTTTATCACGTGCGATGGTTCGTAACCAAGTAGACTTTTCGCTTTTTCAACTGATGCTAGTGAGTGTGGAATATCTCCTTGCCTGTTAGGACCATGGACCACATCAACTTTTGCGATTTCAGAATCGTATTCAGTTAAGAACTCCTTTAAATACCCAACCAATTGATTAAGCGTCGTACGATCCCCAACAGCAGTATTATAAACCGTATTCACAGCATCTGGGTTGTTAGTCAACATTGCTCGCTCATTCATCTGAATGACATTATCGATATACGTAAAATCACGAGAATAGTCGCCCGCACCGTTGATAACCGGACTTTCGTAATTCATAAATTTCTTTACAAACAATGGAATAACTGCCGCATAGGCTCCATTAGGGTCTTGTCTGCGTCCAAAGACATTAAAATAGCGTAAGCCTATTGTTTCTATCCCGTAGGTTTTGGAGAATATCTCAGCATAGAGTTCATTGACATATTTTGTTATTGCGTAAGGGGATAATGGCTTTCCAATAACATCTTCTACTTTAGGCAAATTCTCAGAATCACCGTAGGTCGACGATGAGGCCGCATAGATAAAGCGCTTAACATTCGCATCGCGCGCCGCGACTAACATGTTTAAAAATCCAGACACGTTAACTTCATTCGATGTCTGCGGGTCTTTAATCGAGCGTGGAACGGAACCTAAAGCTGCCTGATGCAATACGTAATCTACACCTTTAACAGCTATTTGACAATCTTCCATATTCCGAATGTCTCCTTCGATCAATTGAAATTTGGAGTTTCCTTCATGCAGAGTCAAGTTGTGACGATGCCCCGTAGCAAAATTATCAAGTACAACTACTTGATGACCTTTTCCTAGGAAGTACTCCGTTAAATTGGAGC encodes:
- a CDS encoding SDR family oxidoreductase, whose amino-acid sequence is MSKILITGGAGFIGSNLTEYFLGKGHQVVVLDNFATGHRHNLTLHEGNSKFQLIEGDIRNMEDCQIAVKGVDYVLHQAALGSVPRSIKDPQTSNEVNVSGFLNMLVAARDANVKRFIYAASSSTYGDSENLPKVEDVIGKPLSPYAITKYVNELYAEIFSKTYGIETIGLRYFNVFGRRQDPNGAYAAVIPLFVKKFMNYESPVINGAGDYSRDFTYIDNVIQMNERAMLTNNPDAVNTVYNTAVGDRTTLNQLVGYLKEFLTEYDSEIAKVDVVHGPNRQGDIPHSLASVEKAKSLLGYEPSHVIKEGLKEATKWYWENLR